The following DNA comes from Methanothrix sp..
CCAGACCCTCCTCTCTCATCTCCACCACCACCCCCAGGCCCAGCTCTTCTGCCAGAGATAGAGCCTCAGTCAGAGTGGGGACCGGCCCCTTTCCGGCATGCATGGCCCGGAGCTCCATCCAGCCCAGATCCTCTACCAACCCCTTTCCGTCTGTGGTTCTGTCCACGCTCTCATCACGCATCAGCATGAGCTTGCCGTCACAGGAGAGCCTCACATCCATATGAACAAAATCCGCCCGGCAGCGTTTGGCGGCAATTATCCCCTCCAGGCTGTTTTCTGCTGCCTGGGCGGCTGTTGTGCTGTGAGCTATCAGCAGGGCCATTGAAAGTAATCTGCCTGGAAAATATATCACCTTTTGCCTGATGCTGGCAAAGTATTATACTGAAAGAGGATAACCGATGGGTGAATGCTTGAAAATCTAGAGAGGTTCACCAGGCTTAAGAGGGATATCGCCCAGATAAATGTCGATCCCCTGCAGAGAGGGGGGATATTGACCCCCGAGGCAAGGGCCGCGTTGCTGGAATGGGGCGACGGCTACTCCATCTGCGACTTCTGTGCCGGGATGCTGGATCGCATCAGGAATCCTCCGGTGGAGGAGTTTGTGCACAGCGTCCTTCCGGAATTCCTGGACACAGACGAGGTTAGGGTCACCCATGGCGCGCGGGAGGGGAAGTTCGCTGCCATGCACAGCCTCTGCCAGAAGGGGGATTTCGTGGTGATGGATGGCAATGCCCACTACACCTCAGTTCTGGCAGCGGAGCGGGCAGGGCTCGAAGTGGAGTATGTGCCGCCCAGCAAGGAGCCTGATTATGCCATCAGCGCGGAGGGATATGCCCAGGCCATAGAGAGGGCCTATGAGCGGAAGGGGGATGTGACACTGGCCCTGCTGACCTACCCCGATGGCAACTATGGCAACCTGCCCGATGCGCGAGCAATCGCCGATATCTGCCATGATTATAATGTGCCACTGCTCCTGAACGGCGCCTACTCCATCGGCAGGATGCCGGTCAGAGCCCGCGAGCTAGGGGCGGACATCATCGTGGGCAGCGGCCACAAGTCCATGGCCGCCAGCGGTCCGGTGGGGGTCCTGGGGGCCTCAGAAGAGTACGCCCGGATCATATTCAAGCCCTCTGCCACCAAGAAGAACAAGGAGGTAGAGCTCTTGGGCTGCACAGTCAGGGGAGCGCCCCTCATAACCCTGATGGCCTCATTCCCGGCGGTGGTGGAGAGGGTGGGCCGCTGGCAAAAGGAGGTGGAGAATGCCCGCTGGTTCTCTGAAGAGATGGAGAAGATGGATCTGGTGCAGATGGGGGACCGCCCGCATAACCATGATCTGATGTTCTTTTTGGCTGAGAGGCTCTATCAGATATCCCAAACCGCCAAAGGAGGCCGTTATTTCCTCTACCGGGAGATGAAAGAGAGGGGAGTGTGCGGAATCAAGCCCGGTCTCACCCGCCAGTTCAAGCTGAGCACCTACGGACTGGCCCGCCCGGAGCTGGAGAGGGTCATAAATGCATTCTCTGAGATCATCCAGTCCCATGAAAAGGATGAGAAAGGAGACAAAGGAGAGAAGAGAGAAAAGAAGAGAGAAAAAGGGAAGAGAAGCTGAAGTGCTCTTCGCTGTCTCTTATGGGAAGACCTGGGGCCACATCCCTCAAGATAGGCCGCTTCCTCCCATTCCAATTGGTATCTGGCTGAGATCTCCCACTCCAGTCAGGATCCTCGCTGCATCCTTGCGGACATCATAGTAGTAGCCCTCTGAGCCCGTGCCCGTTCTTACAGCAACCGTCCTATCCACGTAAGGCTCCGGGCTGCTCGGTGTGCTCTGAACTACTGCCGCTTCAGCCTTTTGGGGTATAGTTGCAGGGATGTAGCTGGAGGTATCGGGATTTATCCATATGGCCTCGAAGCTGCCCCGCTCCGAGATCACGCCATCCTTCAGCTTCAACAGTTCGCCTTTTATCGATTGGTCCGAGGGGTCATACGTCCCGTTCAGACGGGTGATGGTCTCCACACCACCATCGATATAGGTCAGGACCAGCTCTACCCGATCGTCATTTACCGAACCGATCACCACTGCATTCCAGGCATCCTGATCCTCGGGCTCGTATTTTGCCTGGCCATAGAGTATCTCGTTCTCCTGGTTGAGGGCCATTATCACCCGATCGGTCTCGATGCCTGAAACAGACCATATATAGCTAAGATCCAATATGCTCTGCCCGGATTCAGGTGCTGACCGGCTCGCATTGGAGGAGAGATCATCCTCAGCCGATAGCAATGCCGGCAGCGGTGCTGCTGCCTTGAGCCCGGCCACCTCTGCCCCCGCAGCCTCCTCCCCCTGGGCAGGAGAGGAGGCGAGAGCACAGATGAGAAAAAGGATCAGGGGATGCCATCCCCTATTCAAATGCTCAGTATTCATTAGAACCACCACATTCTTCCTTGACCAATGAGTTATCGTTATTTTGCTATAAATATCTAAGGCAAAAAGAGATCTGTGGCAAAAAAAAGAGATGCTGCGCCAGCTTCCTGGCGCCACCATTCATTTATCTAAAATCCGCTCATACCAGGAGGAATGCCGCTCAGGTCGCCACCCATGCCGATCTTATCCTTGAACTCCCGAACGTCTGTATATTTTTTCTCATTCACCTTGCTGGTGGTCTTATTCACAGCAGCGTCAGCAGTATCCGCAGTGCTGGTGACCTCTGCCGGAGCGGGGGCTGTCACTGCAGCCGGCGCCTCGACCTTTGCAGGAGTGTAGCTGGAGATGTCCGGGTTGATCCACGTGGCATTGAAGGTGCCATTGGCTACGATCTTGCCATCCCTCACCTGGGTGAAGTTGCCCCTTATGGCCTCATCAGCAAAGATCCCAGATAATCTGGTGGTGGTCAATGCATTATCCTTCATGGCGCTCATTGTCAGCTCCACTTTATCTTCTTCCACGGAGCCCAAAACATCAGCATTCCAGGCCATTCCATCATCTGGCTCGTACTTGGCCCGGCCCAAAATGACGCTTCCATTCTGCTCCAGGGCCATGGTTATGAGGCCTGCCTCAATCCCGGAGAACGACCAGATGTAGTTCAGATCGGCCTTCAACGGGGCTGCTATAGCATTGACTGCAGCACTGCTCACATTTCCAGTCTCATTTAGAGAGAGGCTTTCATTGAGGGAAGTGCTCTCATTGATGCTCTCATTCAAGGAGAGGGTGGCGCTCTGATCAACGACTGCCTCTATGCTGGAATTATCATCTGCAATGCTTGTACTGCCGGCGGGCTGCCCCAGGGACAGGCCTGCTGTGAGCAATGCAAGCAGCAGGGGAAGAATCATGTATCTTAAGCTCAAGTATTAGCCTCCAGTTATCCCACTGTTCGGCGATAGACTTTTCGTCGTTTGCCTATAACGACTCCCTGTCACATCTTCTCCTTAATAAGCCTTTGTCGAGCAGTGCCTGATGAGCAGCCATTCAGGCAGGCTATACTGAGGAGATGCCACTGAAGCGGAGGGGTTGAAATAAGCTATCCGGGAACGACTGCGCGAGAGCTCAAAAGGACTTTAGTGTCAATCAAATTAATTTGAATTAAATAATGTAGCGTTGATTTAATATACCCAGATCGCCGGATTATATCTCATGCCAGAATGGATCTACTCCGATTTCGGGCCGCTGCCCAGGCGGCCTTTATTCCTCTGCATCATATCGAATACGGACACCGGCAAGATACCCGGCCTCTCTGCGGCTGGAACCACACCCGAGCTGACCGACTACACCCCGGGCGCTGATGCTGAGCTGGTGGAGACCAATAAGATCATCACCATGCCCGAGCTGCCCGAGGCTCCCGGCGGCTCGCCCACCCCGGCAGTGGTAACCAAGGCCGCCCTGAACCTTACGGGCATCGGCTCCCTTTTCATCGCCTCAGGATTGCGAAAGAAGCCTGCCATCCCTTATATCGAGCTGGGAGGAGAGCCGGGTGGCGACATCCGAGAGCAGAGGGGGGTCAGAGATCCTCAGGGGATATTTGAGAGGGGCAGACGGCTGGGAGGCAAGCTTGCTGCGCTCTCAGACTGCATTCTAATCGGGGAGTCAATAGCAGGCGGCACAACCACTGCTCTTGCTGTCCTGAGGGCCCTCGGCTACAGAGAAAACGTAAGCAGCAGCTTTTCCTCCAATCCGATAGGGCTGAAGGAGCAGGTGGCAGCAGAGGCGATGGCCAGGGCGGGAGCGTCTCCGGGCAGCCTGAAGGATGATCCAATGGAGGCGATAAAAGAATTGGGAGATCCTATGATGCCCTGCGCCCTGGGGTTGATGAGCGGCCTGTCCGGCAGCAGATCCGGCTGCAGAGTGGTGCTGGCGGGAGGAACACAGATGGCTGCAGTACTGGCATTGGGAAAGGCCCTGGGCCTTGAGGGGGATGTATCCATAGCCACTACGAAGTACATCATGGAGGACAGGAGCGCCAGCTTCCGGCAGATAGTGGAGGCTGCGGGCAGGCCATATCACTATGTCGATCCAGGCCTGGAGAGATCGAAGGTTCCCGGGCTGCAGGTCTATGCCCAGGGCTACGTCAAGGAGGGAGTGGGCATGGGCGGAGCCAGCCTTCTGGCCGGTTTATATGGATTCTCTCAAGAGCAGCTGGTCAGCGAGAGCGATCGGGTACTGATGACAGTCGAGCTTCCCAAAAAGCAGGTCTAAAAGAATGAGGGCAGCAGTGCTGAAAAGCCCCAAGAACCTGATGCTATTGGATCTGCCTGAGCCCAGCTCCCCTCCGGGAGGGGCGCTGATAAGGGTCGAGGCCTGTGCTGTCTGTGGCACGGATATCAAGATGCTCGATCAGGGGCACAGAGATCTGCAGTACCCCCGCATCCTGGGGCATGAGGTTGTGGGCCGGATAGAAGAGATCGATCCTGAGGCAAAGGCCGGCTGCCCCTCAGAGCTCAAGGCGGGCGAGCTGGTGCAGCTCTGGCCGGGGATCGCCTGCGGATGCTGCCCTGCCTGTCTGCAGGGGGCGGACAACCGCTGCCAGAAGATGAGGATAATCGGCTTTAGCTGCGACGGCGGATTTGCCGAACGCCTGGCCCTCCCCAGGCAGAGCCTCTCCTGCTCAATCAATCCCCTCCCCGAGGGGGCAGACCCTGTCCTCTTCACACTGACCGAACCTCTGGCCTGCTGCGTCAACGGCCAGGAGCAGGCCAGGCTCAGTGAGGGAGAGAGCGTTCTCATCTGGGGTGGCGGGCCCATTGGTGCTCTTCATGCCCTGCTGGCGGAATTGAAAGGGGCGGAGAAGATCCTGGTAGCAGAGAGGCTGCCCGGCCGGATCGGGGAGATCAGGAGGAATACCTCTGCCCAGGTGATTGACCTATCCCCAGACGACAGGGATGGGGATGGACGGGATCTCTTCAGGGAGGCGGAAAGAACTATTCTGAGCGAGACCGATGGCAGAGGAGTGGATGCTATCCTGACTGCCACCCCGGAGATTAAGATCAACCAATGGCAGATGAGTCTGCTCGCCCCCGGAGGGAGGATCTGCATATTCTCCGGTCCCCGGCCAGGAGATGATGCAGAGATGCTTGACCTGCGCTCGATGCATTACCTTGAGCAGACGATCACCGGCTCGTACGGCTGCAGCAGCAGGCATAACAGATTGGCTGCCCGCCTCCTGCTGTCCGGGCAGATAAAGGCAGACTGGATCATCACCAAGAGGACGGATCTGCCCCGGATCGAGGAGGCATTTGCGCATTCCTCCCGGCGAGCGGGATTCAAGTCCGTGGTTTGTTTTGCCTGAAGGGATGCTGATCGATCGGAACGACGTCGATTGCAGCCCAGTGGGGGGATGGGATGTCGAAGGATGGAAGGAAGGGATTCTCAGAGGAGAGGCTGAGGCATTTTGGGAGGAGGGTTGATGCTCTGATCAAGGGCCAGAGCCTCAGCAGAGAAGAGGCCTTTGATCTATTCACTCAGATCCTGAAAGCTGAGCAGCCGGATCTGCAGCAAGGGGCATTTCTGGCGGCCATCACCGCCAAGGGGGCCACAGCAGAGGAGATCGCCGGCATTTGGGAGGCGGTCTATGAGATGGATACATTGAAGGTCAGTCCAAACGTCCAGGGGCTGCTGGCGGAGAACTGCGGCACAGGCATGGACTCGATCAAGACCTTCAACATCAGCACAGCGGCCTCGATTGTGGCTGCAGCAGAGGGCATCAGCATGGCCAAGCACGGCAGCCGGGCGGTAACATCGCGCTGCGGGACAGTGGATATACTGGAGGTGCTGGGAGTCGATGTGGACTGCGAGGTCGGCCTGGTCAAAAGAAGCATCGAGGTTGCAGGCATTGGCATCTTCAACGGCACCAGCAAAAGGGTACACCCCTCCGCCCTCTCCAGGATCCTCTCCCAGATCCGTTTCGGGACGATCCTCAATGTGGCAGCCTCACTGGCCAACCCCGCTCTGCCCACTTACGGCGTCCGCGGGGTCTACAGCCGGGAGATGATTCTGCCTGTGGCGCGGGCGATGAGGGAGATAGGCTACAAGAGGGCTTTTGTGGTTCATGGCCGGAGCAGCGATGGCCTGCGGGGGATGGATGAGATCTCCACCCTTGGAAGGACAGATGTGGCGGAGCTGGACGGGGATGGCAGGATCAGGGAGTATGCCCTGAATGCCTGCGAGCTGGGCCTGAAGAGGGGGGACGAATCGGCCCTCCTCAACCTCGGGGATGTCGAAGAGGAGGCAGTAAGGCTCCTTCAGCTCCTGTCGGGCTTGGACAGGGAGGACAGAAGGGAGATTGTATGCCTGAATGCAGCGCCATTGCTCTGCATCGCCGGCCGCTCAGATGAGCTGCGAGAGGGGGTGGAGAGGGCGGGAGATATCATCGACAGCGGCCGGGCAGTGAAGAAGCTGATTGATTGGGTACGTGAGCAGAACAGCGATCCGGGTGAGAAGCTGGAGCGGCTGGAGAGGATGCTGGAGCTGGCCTATGCCTGAGGCAGGAAGAGCACTCGAGGGATACAGCTTCAAGATTAAAAGAAATGTGCGTGTTTAGCTGGCCAGTCTTATGGTTAGCATTTGGAGGCAATCCAATCCTCTCCGTCCCCATGTTGTCAGCGCCGCCATGATCAGCTCGTGAATAGCAGTTCCCTTGCTATTTCTCAAAGTTGTGCTTTACAGCGACCTCTATAAGCAGTTATTGTATGGAGTTATCCACGAGTATGAATTCCCTCAAGAAGCAATAGAGATCATCATAGACAGATTCCTGTATGGAGCTGCTCAGGAAAGATTTGATAATTACCTGGCAGACGGCTTGATGAGAAGCTTCCCGAAAGGCAGATCGATACAGGGCTTGAGCCCTAGGGCTTCCTTCGGGGGAGGCATGAGCTTACATTGGCTCAGCAATCCTCCAGGGTCAGATCCGCGGACGGGCCGGCTTTGGCCTCAGGGGCCTTTAGCAGCCTCTTTTCATGGGCCTTGGGAGATGTGCAGCCGCGTTATGCTTCGCTGAGAGAACAATAGGGGTTCAGGATCGAGCCATTATAGGCCCTTGCGCGCTTGGTTTTCTTTATGGTTAAATAATTAGCTGTGCAATCAAAAACCAAATTATATAACCTTCCACAAAGCGCACAAAATCACAGAGACTGATAGAAACGATCAAAGCAGAAAAGGGGCAGAGAAAAGGGAAGGCAAGCTCTCGGGAAGAGTTCATCTGCTGAGATTGGAGAACGATCAGCTACACATGAGGCCCTGATCTCCTCCGCCCCCAACCCGGCAAGCCTCTTCCCACCCCACTCATCATACCCTTAAAACATTGCTAAAGCGTCACTCATATTTAGCATAAAAAATCAACCATCCACAAAACCGCCAAATTCTCCGGTGTGATTCATGGACTACGACCCTGGCAGATGGTCTGGAGAGCATAAGAGCATTTTGATCCTAGCCCTGGCTGCAGTCTGCATGACAGCCTACTATGCCTTTCCATTCTTAGACGGCATAATCCTGGGCAGCGTCTTCGCTTATGTGGGCCGGCCCATCCGGAACAGGTTCGGCAGGCGAAGGAGGCTGGGCTCGCTTGTCGCCGCCATATGCGTCGTTGTGCCCATCTTCCTCATGCTGGGCCTGGGAAGCCTGGAGGTGGCCGGC
Coding sequences within:
- the pscS gene encoding O-phospho-L-seryl-tRNA:Cys-tRNA synthase, coding for MLENLERFTRLKRDIAQINVDPLQRGGILTPEARAALLEWGDGYSICDFCAGMLDRIRNPPVEEFVHSVLPEFLDTDEVRVTHGAREGKFAAMHSLCQKGDFVVMDGNAHYTSVLAAERAGLEVEYVPPSKEPDYAISAEGYAQAIERAYERKGDVTLALLTYPDGNYGNLPDARAIADICHDYNVPLLLNGAYSIGRMPVRARELGADIIVGSGHKSMAASGPVGVLGASEEYARIIFKPSATKKNKEVELLGCTVRGAPLITLMASFPAVVERVGRWQKEVENARWFSEEMEKMDLVQMGDRPHNHDLMFFLAERLYQISQTAKGGRYFLYREMKERGVCGIKPGLTRQFKLSTYGLARPELERVINAFSEIIQSHEKDEKGDKGEKREKKREKGKRS
- the cobT gene encoding nicotinate mononucleotide-dependent phosphoribosyltransferase CobT, which gives rise to MPEWIYSDFGPLPRRPLFLCIISNTDTGKIPGLSAAGTTPELTDYTPGADAELVETNKIITMPELPEAPGGSPTPAVVTKAALNLTGIGSLFIASGLRKKPAIPYIELGGEPGGDIREQRGVRDPQGIFERGRRLGGKLAALSDCILIGESIAGGTTTALAVLRALGYRENVSSSFSSNPIGLKEQVAAEAMARAGASPGSLKDDPMEAIKELGDPMMPCALGLMSGLSGSRSGCRVVLAGGTQMAAVLALGKALGLEGDVSIATTKYIMEDRSASFRQIVEAAGRPYHYVDPGLERSKVPGLQVYAQGYVKEGVGMGGASLLAGLYGFSQEQLVSESDRVLMTVELPKKQV
- a CDS encoding alcohol dehydrogenase catalytic domain-containing protein codes for the protein MRAAVLKSPKNLMLLDLPEPSSPPGGALIRVEACAVCGTDIKMLDQGHRDLQYPRILGHEVVGRIEEIDPEAKAGCPSELKAGELVQLWPGIACGCCPACLQGADNRCQKMRIIGFSCDGGFAERLALPRQSLSCSINPLPEGADPVLFTLTEPLACCVNGQEQARLSEGESVLIWGGGPIGALHALLAELKGAEKILVAERLPGRIGEIRRNTSAQVIDLSPDDRDGDGRDLFREAERTILSETDGRGVDAILTATPEIKINQWQMSLLAPGGRICIFSGPRPGDDAEMLDLRSMHYLEQTITGSYGCSSRHNRLAARLLLSGQIKADWIITKRTDLPRIEEAFAHSSRRAGFKSVVCFA
- the trpD gene encoding anthranilate phosphoribosyltransferase, whose translation is MSKDGRKGFSEERLRHFGRRVDALIKGQSLSREEAFDLFTQILKAEQPDLQQGAFLAAITAKGATAEEIAGIWEAVYEMDTLKVSPNVQGLLAENCGTGMDSIKTFNISTAASIVAAAEGISMAKHGSRAVTSRCGTVDILEVLGVDVDCEVGLVKRSIEVAGIGIFNGTSKRVHPSALSRILSQIRFGTILNVAASLANPALPTYGVRGVYSREMILPVARAMREIGYKRAFVVHGRSSDGLRGMDEISTLGRTDVAELDGDGRIREYALNACELGLKRGDESALLNLGDVEEEAVRLLQLLSGLDREDRREIVCLNAAPLLCIAGRSDELREGVERAGDIIDSGRAVKKLIDWVREQNSDPGEKLERLERMLELAYA